Below is a genomic region from Scytonema millei VB511283.
GTTTTCCGGTGGCAGACTCTTCAAAGTGACTCCATCACCACAAGGAAAACCGCAAGTAGCAGCAATTTCGCTGCAACGCTCGATTGAAAACCCTGATGGCATGGTATTTGCTCCAGACGGTTCGCTCTTAGTCTTAGAAGGTGCGATCGCCAGTGGTAACGGTCGCCTGCTCCGCATTCGTGACATTCTTGCACCTGCATCGAAACCGAAAGCGATCGAAGTTTTGGCGGACAAAATGGAATCGCCCGTGAATTTAACTGTAGCAGGTCGGCAAATTTGGGTGACAGAATCGCGTATTCGCCATCGTCTCATCCCAGGAAAAGAAGCTGCCGTTCCCGATCGCTTTTTCATCCGCCATTTTACGTTACCGTCTTCTAAGACCACCAAGACTTCTTGGTTAAGATTCGATCCCCCCTAACCCCCCTTTTTAAGGGGGGAATAAAGCCCCCTTAAAAAGGGGGTTGGGGGATCGAGAACTATGCATCCCAACCGAGAAGAATTGCTTCTAAGACAGAATGACGAGGAGAACAACATGGCAACATATTTAATCACGGGGGCAAATCGCGGGATTGGGTACGAATACTGCCGTCAACTCCAAGCGCGAGGGGAAAACGTCATTGCGGTTTGTCGTAATGTGTCGGATGAATTAAAAGAATTAGGCGTACAAATCGAAGCTGGTATCGATATTACCTCAGATGCATCTGTCACCCAACTACGCGATCGCCTGCAACAAATGCCGATTGATGTGTTAATTAACAATGCGGCGATCGTAGAACGCATCACATTAGAAAACCTGGACTTTGACAGTATCCGAAGACAATTTGAAGTAAACGCCCTCGGTGCTTTGCGTGTGACGCATACACTACTACCTCATCTCAAAGCGGGTTCTAAAGTCGTGATGATGACTAGCCGCATGGGTTCGATCGGCGATAATACTTCTGGCGGTTCCTACGGCTACCGGATGTCTAAAACTGCATTATCGATGGCGGGTAAATCTCTAGCGCACGATCTCAAACCGATGGGAATTGCCGTGGCGATTCTCCATCCAGGGTTAGTCCAAACCCGCATGACAAACTTTAGTGCCTCTGGCATTACCCCGGAAGTCTCAGTGCAAGGATTGCTAGCCCGAATTAATGAATTGTCATTAGATAATACGGGGACTTTTTGGCACAGCAATGGCGAAGTTTTGCCTTGGTAAGCAAGTCAAAAGTTAAAAGTCAAAAGTCAAAAAGGGAAAGTATATCTCTGGGAAGACTCTTGATTACTGCCTGTATGCAATGCGAATTAGATATATTGCCGATCCAATTCCAAAAACGTGTGCAATAAAACATTCGTTCCTTCAGCACACTGTTCTGGCGAAGTAAACTCCGTTTCAGCATGACTGACACCCGCTTTACTCGGCACAAAAATCATCCCCATATCGGTGAAAGTGGCGAGTTCTTGCGCGTCGTGGCTGGCGCGACTGGGTAGATGGGTGTAACTCAATCTCAAATCTTCGCACACTTGCGCGATCGCTTGTTGGATCTGCGGTTTTGCTAAAGCTGGCTCGTTTCGCAAACGGGGTTGTAAATCGATATAAGTCTGAGTTTCAACGGCGATCGTTTCTATCTCTGCATTCAACTCTGCCATTAAATTATCGAGATGCTGGCTGGATAAATCCCGAATATCTAAGCTCATCTTTACTAACCCAGGAATGACATTTGCCGCATTGGGTAAAACTTCCATCCAGCCTACGGTTGCTACCTGTTGCCCGCCTGGGGTATGCGCAATTTTATTCACTGCCAGTACAACTCTTGAGGCAGCTACCAAGGCATCTTGCCGCATTTGCATTGGTGTAGAACCCGCGTGGCTGGAACTACCTTTAACGGTAATAATATAGCGTCTTTGCCCGACAATTCCTTCTACAACACCGATCTGCTTGCCAAGACATTCTAAAACGGGACCTTGCTCGACGTGCAACTCGATAAAAGCTGCTATGTCTGCGGCGGTGCGACGTGCTTCTGTCAGTCGGTTCCAATCGCCGCCAACCCGCGTCAAACAAGTTTGAATGTCGATGCCATCAACACGGGGATATGTCGCCGGATCGAGAATGACTCTACCGGACATTGCTTTACTGCCAATCATCGTCCCCTCTTCATCAGTGAAGACAATGACTTCTAGAGAGCGATTCAGTTGAATTTGCTGTTCTTGCAGGACTCTTACCACTTCCAATCCTGCCAAGACTCCAAACGCACCATCATAACGTCCGCCATTCGGTACGGTATCGATGTGGGAACCCGTTGCTAAAGCTGCTGCATCGGGATATTTGCCTGGATATCTACCGATAATATTGCCAGCCGGATCGATCTTCACGCTCATCCCTGCGGCTTGCATCCATTGTTGCACCCGATCGCGAGCTTGCATATCTGTGGCACTGTAGGCAATCCGCCGCACTCCTCCACCAGGCAAAGCGCCAATTTGCGCTAACTGTTCGATGCTTTGGATGAGGCGATCGCTGTTTATCGACAGTTGGGATAAAGTATCTACCATTTGGCAATATCTCAGATTAGAATATTTATTCCCAGACATTTTTGTATACAGTATACTCTGTTTTTTGCCCTGAGATTGTTAATTCAGGTACAAAAGGTTTGATAGCGTTTTTCAATTGGATAAAACACACGAGTAGAGGCGCACAGCTGTGCGCCCCTACAAATGTCACACACGCAATCGAGAATTGCGATCGAGCAGCGAGCGGACGCTGACAATCGATCGCCGAGCGTTAATCACTAAAAATAAACTTTTATCAAGAAATCCGAAATTCTTGTAACTTTAGTTGTTTTGTCATTTAATTTTCCCTAGCTGGAGTACAACGTCATAAGAAAAATCAAAGATTGCTAAAGAAAAGCGAATTCCGCTAAAGATGACATGGATAAGATGAGATGGGAGTAAATTTAGTATGCAGCTAATGTGGGGAATTTTTACCTATACAGCGCTAATCAAAAATTAGTAGGGAAGTCAATTGAGTAAAGAATAAAGACTTTTTACCTTTTACCGCGAGATCGGCTAGATCGAGATTAGTATTAGTATTCGCAAGGACAATTATGAGCAACCCTAGTCGAACACAAATTATGTTATGCGTTTTCCAGCTAGGGCTGTAAATTTATATATCTATATATTGATATGGCACCAGAGTTTCAATTAAACAGCATCATTCCCACTCAAGAAATTCCGTCTCTGTTGAGTCGCTATCAATTGTTACCGCAGTTGATGCGGGGAATCGTTATCGATCGCGCGATCGCTCCTTATTTTTGTACCGAAGCCGAACGCCAACAAGCAATCGAGCAGTTTGAGAGACAGTATCACATAAACGATCCAGAGTCAAGAGAAGCTTGGTTAAAAAGAGCTGGCATGAGTGAGGCACAGATGGCAGAAGTCGCCGTGCGATCGCTCCTGATTGAGAAGTTCAAACAAGATACTTGGGGTGCAAAGGTCGAGTCCTATTTTATGAGTCGCAAAGCAGCTTTCGACCAAGCTATTTTTTCCTTACTGCGGACAACAGACGGTTTGCTGGCACAAGAAATTTACTTTCGCATCCTCGAAGGGGAGCAAACCTTTGCTGAAATGGCACAACAATACTCTAAAGGATCGGAGGCAAATACAGCCGGAGTCATCGGACCCGTGCCACTCAGTCAACTCAATCCAACTCTTGCCAAAATTCTTTCCATCGGTCAACCAGGGCAGCTTTGGCGACCGACTCGGATCGAAAACTGGTTTACGATCGTCCGGTTGGAAAAGTTGCTACCAGCTCAATTAGACGCAAATATGCGGCAGCGTTTGCTCAACGAAATGTTTGAAACCTGGCTGAACGAACAAATTCAGCAGCTCGAACCATTGCAATTTTCTTGGTCTTAGCATTTGCCCGTAGCCAAGTCAGACCCCGCACAGGATCGAGCCGATCGCTCTGCAAATTCTGATTTTGGCATATTTTGACTTTTAACTTTTGAATTCGTCATGACAGCTACTATTTCTAGCTCTCAATTTCAGGCATTTCTCGCTCAAACCAATTTATTCCATCCGCTGCCAGCAACGACTCTACAGGAATTAGCAACGAAATGTCAATTGTGGCGCTATCGGATCGGGCAACCGCTACTCGTGCGGGAAAAAATGCCGACGCAGGTGTTAGTGATCTACCAGGGTACTGCTAGATTAATCGGCTACGATCGCCGCCAGCAAAGCCCGGTAAGTTTGGGTTTAGTCGAACCAAAAACCGTCTTGGGGTGGGCGAGTTTGATTCGCAATACTCCCTGTGAAACCGCGATCGCCTCTACAGAAGTTGTTTGTATCGCGATTCCCGCCGCCGACTTTTTAGCAAGTCTAGAAGCCGAACCGACTTTTGCCCAACACGTCAAAGCGCAATTTTCTCCATGTGAATTGTGCGAACTCCTGAGTGTAGAACTCCAACGTCGCGCC
It encodes:
- a CDS encoding SDR family oxidoreductase gives rise to the protein MATYLITGANRGIGYEYCRQLQARGENVIAVCRNVSDELKELGVQIEAGIDITSDASVTQLRDRLQQMPIDVLINNAAIVERITLENLDFDSIRRQFEVNALGALRVTHTLLPHLKAGSKVVMMTSRMGSIGDNTSGGSYGYRMSKTALSMAGKSLAHDLKPMGIAVAILHPGLVQTRMTNFSASGITPEVSVQGLLARINELSLDNTGTFWHSNGEVLPW
- a CDS encoding peptidylprolyl isomerase, producing MAPEFQLNSIIPTQEIPSLLSRYQLLPQLMRGIVIDRAIAPYFCTEAERQQAIEQFERQYHINDPESREAWLKRAGMSEAQMAEVAVRSLLIEKFKQDTWGAKVESYFMSRKAAFDQAIFSLLRTTDGLLAQEIYFRILEGEQTFAEMAQQYSKGSEANTAGVIGPVPLSQLNPTLAKILSIGQPGQLWRPTRIENWFTIVRLEKLLPAQLDANMRQRLLNEMFETWLNEQIQQLEPLQFSWS
- a CDS encoding Zn-dependent hydrolase — its product is MVDTLSQLSINSDRLIQSIEQLAQIGALPGGGVRRIAYSATDMQARDRVQQWMQAAGMSVKIDPAGNIIGRYPGKYPDAAALATGSHIDTVPNGGRYDGAFGVLAGLEVVRVLQEQQIQLNRSLEVIVFTDEEGTMIGSKAMSGRVILDPATYPRVDGIDIQTCLTRVGGDWNRLTEARRTAADIAAFIELHVEQGPVLECLGKQIGVVEGIVGQRRYIITVKGSSSHAGSTPMQMRQDALVAASRVVLAVNKIAHTPGGQQVATVGWMEVLPNAANVIPGLVKMSLDIRDLSSQHLDNLMAELNAEIETIAVETQTYIDLQPRLRNEPALAKPQIQQAIAQVCEDLRLSYTHLPSRASHDAQELATFTDMGMIFVPSKAGVSHAETEFTSPEQCAEGTNVLLHTFLELDRQYI